In Verrucomicrobiia bacterium, a single genomic region encodes these proteins:
- a CDS encoding PSD1 domain-containing protein yields the protein MPLIRWCSLWLGLNLASAIAAPDYLSQIKPLLTEHCTGCHGTDQQKGDLRLDTAAAALAGGEFGPAYVPGNPSDSLLIQVLEDSHDEISRMPYRRPALSPDIVQVFREWIAAGAPAPADETPGGRTHWAFQAPTPPPLPPVRDTAWVRNPIDAFILARLESRQLHPSPEADRITLLRRVALDLTGLPPSPEEVDAFLADSRPDAYERAVDSLLRSPHYGERWGRWWLDVARYADSHGYSIDAPRSIWPWRDWVIRAFNDDLPFDRMTVEQLAGDLLPDASLDQRVATGFHRNTQINQEGGIDPEQFRIESVVDRVNTTATAYLGLTVACAQCHDHKFDPISHREYFQLFAFFNNQDEPGLPLPNPAQQAALADHRRHVSELEAALAALAEHEAEDVATRRQALERQLAALRRKAPPVTTTMVLTERAEPRESYIHIQGDFTRRGPDVQPGTPAILHPLRPNPTHDGSARPPNRLDLARWIVDPANPLTARVTMNRVWQQYFGRGLVETENDFGTQGSPPSHPDLLDWLAIEFQSRDWSLKAMHRLIVSSATYRQSSRARPDLADIDASNRLLARQKRLRLDAEIIRDVALVASGKLHPAIGGPGVFPPQPDGVMNLGQSRRPWTPSEGPDRYRRGLYTYFWRATPHPALTVFDAPDSFSACTRRPRSNTPLQALTLLNDHAFVELAQALAERLRHLPAEHDDQRLTHAFRLCLARPPSPTELDRLRDLLALESRDHGPSAAWDTVARVLLNLDETITRE from the coding sequence ATGCCCTTGATCCGGTGGTGCAGCCTCTGGCTCGGCCTCAACCTCGCATCCGCAATCGCAGCCCCGGACTACCTCTCCCAGATCAAGCCCCTCCTCACCGAGCACTGCACCGGCTGCCACGGCACCGACCAGCAGAAAGGTGACCTCCGCCTCGATACCGCCGCCGCCGCCCTCGCCGGCGGCGAATTCGGACCCGCCTACGTCCCCGGCAACCCGTCGGACAGTCTCCTCATCCAGGTCCTCGAAGATTCCCACGACGAGATCTCCCGGATGCCCTATCGCCGACCGGCGCTGTCCCCTGACATTGTCCAAGTCTTCCGAGAATGGATCGCCGCCGGTGCCCCCGCCCCCGCCGATGAAACCCCGGGAGGCCGGACGCACTGGGCCTTCCAGGCCCCCACGCCCCCGCCGCTCCCACCCGTCCGCGACACCGCCTGGGTCCGCAATCCCATCGACGCCTTCATTCTCGCCCGCCTCGAATCCCGCCAGCTCCATCCTTCGCCAGAAGCCGACCGCATCACCCTGTTGCGCCGCGTCGCCCTCGATCTCACCGGCCTGCCGCCCTCCCCGGAAGAGGTCGATGCGTTCCTCGCGGACTCCCGGCCGGACGCCTACGAACGGGCGGTCGATTCCCTCCTCCGCTCCCCCCACTACGGCGAACGCTGGGGCCGATGGTGGCTCGATGTCGCCCGCTACGCCGATTCCCACGGCTACAGCATCGACGCGCCCCGCTCGATCTGGCCCTGGCGCGACTGGGTGATCCGCGCCTTCAACGACGACCTCCCCTTCGATCGCATGACCGTCGAGCAACTCGCCGGCGATCTCCTCCCCGATGCCTCCCTCGACCAGCGCGTCGCCACCGGCTTCCACCGCAATACCCAGATCAACCAGGAGGGCGGCATCGATCCCGAACAGTTCCGCATCGAATCCGTCGTGGACCGCGTCAACACCACCGCCACCGCCTACCTCGGCCTCACCGTGGCCTGCGCCCAGTGTCACGACCACAAGTTCGATCCGATCTCCCACCGCGAGTACTTCCAGCTCTTCGCCTTCTTCAATAACCAGGACGAACCCGGACTGCCCCTGCCCAACCCCGCCCAGCAGGCCGCCCTCGCCGATCACCGCCGCCACGTCAGCGAACTCGAAGCCGCCCTCGCCGCCCTCGCCGAGCACGAGGCAGAGGACGTCGCCACCCGTCGCCAGGCCCTCGAACGCCAACTCGCCGCGCTCCGCCGCAAAGCCCCGCCGGTCACCACCACCATGGTCCTCACCGAACGCGCCGAACCCCGCGAATCCTACATCCACATCCAGGGCGACTTCACCCGGCGCGGCCCCGATGTCCAGCCCGGCACTCCCGCCATCCTTCATCCCCTCCGGCCCAACCCGACCCACGACGGTTCCGCCCGCCCCCCCAACCGCCTCGACCTCGCACGCTGGATCGTCGATCCCGCCAACCCCCTCACCGCCCGCGTCACCATGAACCGGGTCTGGCAGCAGTACTTCGGGCGCGGCCTCGTCGAGACCGAGAACGACTTCGGCACCCAGGGCTCGCCCCCCTCCCATCCCGACCTGCTCGACTGGCTGGCCATCGAGTTCCAATCCCGCGACTGGAGCCTCAAGGCCATGCACCGCCTCATCGTCTCCTCCGCCACCTATCGCCAGTCCTCCCGCGCCCGGCCCGACCTCGCCGACATCGACGCCTCCAACCGGCTGCTCGCCCGCCAGAAACGCCTCCGCCTCGATGCCGAAATCATCCGCGATGTCGCCCTCGTCGCCTCCGGCAAACTTCATCCCGCCATCGGCGGCCCCGGCGTCTTCCCGCCCCAACCCGACGGCGTCATGAACCTCGGCCAGTCCCGCCGCCCCTGGACCCCCAGCGAAGGTCCCGACCGCTACCGGCGCGGCCTCTACACCTACTTCTGGCGCGCCACCCCGCACCCGGCCCTCACCGTCTTCGACGCCCCCGACTCCTTCAGCGCCTGCACCCGCCGTCCCCGCTCCAACACCCCTCTCCAGGCCCTCACCCTCCTGAACGACCACGCCTTCGTCGAACTCGCCCAGGCCCTCGCCGAACGTCTCCGCCATCTCCCCGCCGAACACGACGACCAGCGCCTCACCCACGCCTTCCGCCTCTGCCTCGCCCGTCCACCCTCCCCCACCGAACTCGATCGCCTCCGCGATCTCCTCGCACTGGAATCCCGCGACCACGGCCCCTCCGCCGCCTGGGACACCGTCGCCCGTGTGCTCCTCAACCTCGACGAAACCATCACCCGCGAATAG
- a CDS encoding DUF1080 domain-containing protein: MPRIPSPSPLFEGRRSLHTARAAILFALTYALHVSFPTAAAPATLGVGAPPPPGAEVLFDGSRAMLDEKWTYWQGPGFASSLPIRWKIVEDPVDPGTVVMSDDPAAAGGRYGAADIVTQKEFRDFRLHIEFLVMQPRGNSGVYLQNRYEIQILDGDRTQHGMGAVINETPSPYHAYNGVGKWNAYDITFRAARFQDGRRTEPALVTMYFNGIKVHTNQPINQVWGGPRSGIDGGNDGGRGITDTPGGLKLQAEGHDVRYRNIWIRELDLTERDTDFSE; the protein is encoded by the coding sequence ATGCCCCGCATCCCTTCTCCCTCCCCCCTCTTCGAGGGCCGCCGTTCCCTCCACACCGCACGCGCCGCCATCCTCTTTGCCCTGACGTACGCCCTCCACGTTTCGTTCCCGACTGCCGCCGCCCCCGCCACCCTCGGCGTCGGAGCCCCGCCCCCGCCCGGAGCCGAGGTCCTCTTCGACGGCTCCCGCGCCATGCTGGACGAGAAGTGGACCTACTGGCAGGGACCCGGCTTCGCCTCCTCCCTCCCCATCCGCTGGAAGATCGTCGAAGACCCCGTGGACCCCGGAACCGTCGTCATGAGCGATGACCCCGCCGCCGCCGGGGGCCGCTACGGCGCCGCCGACATCGTGACCCAAAAGGAGTTCCGCGACTTCCGCCTCCATATCGAGTTCCTCGTGATGCAGCCCCGGGGCAACAGCGGCGTGTACCTCCAGAACCGCTACGAAATCCAGATCCTCGACGGCGACCGCACCCAGCACGGCATGGGCGCCGTCATCAACGAAACCCCCTCCCCCTATCACGCCTACAACGGGGTCGGGAAATGGAATGCCTACGACATCACCTTCCGCGCCGCGCGATTCCAGGACGGGCGCCGCACCGAACCCGCCCTCGTGACGATGTACTTCAACGGAATCAAGGTTCACACCAACCAGCCCATCAACCAGGTCTGGGGCGGCCCCCGCTCCGGTATCGACGGCGGCAACGACGGCGGCCGCGGCATCACCGACACCCCCGGCGGCCTCAAACTCCAGGCCGAGGGCCACGACGTCCGCTACCGCAACATCTGGATCCGCGAACTCGACCTCACCGAACGCGACACCGATTTCTCCGAATGA